One stretch of Methanobacterium aggregans DNA includes these proteins:
- a CDS encoding class III signal peptide-containing protein, producing the protein MNMRKDENGQGSAELILVVGGMIVIAIAAAVFYKNYLIGLGDDINNTDVKAVTNKIQALKNDF; encoded by the coding sequence ATGAATATGAGAAAAGATGAAAATGGGCAGGGTTCAGCAGAACTCATTCTCGTTGTTGGTGGAATGATTGTTATAGCAATTGCTGCTGCAGTTTTCTACAAGAACTACCTCATAGGACTTGGAGATGACATCAACAACACCGATGTGAAAGCTGTTACAAATAAGATACAGGCGTTAAAAAACGACTTCTAA
- a CDS encoding HIT family protein — translation MTSKCEYCQLNGGYGELIYETDCWMIFLAPSQRYLGTCVVALKRNCKNLSELESCEWTDFADTVRKLEHSLDEAFNPTLYNWSCFKNATFRSEKPDPAVHWHFIPRYRGKIEFAGVSFEDPDFGYIPQPIEKKVSKEVMVKIRAELSKNL, via the coding sequence ATGACAAGTAAATGCGAATATTGCCAGTTAAATGGAGGGTACGGTGAATTAATCTATGAAACAGACTGCTGGATGATATTTCTCGCTCCAAGCCAGCGGTACCTTGGAACATGTGTCGTGGCTTTAAAACGAAACTGCAAAAACTTATCTGAACTTGAAAGCTGTGAATGGACAGACTTCGCAGATACAGTCCGGAAACTGGAACATTCCTTGGATGAAGCCTTTAATCCAACACTTTACAACTGGAGCTGCTTTAAAAATGCAACCTTCAGGAGTGAAAAACCTGATCCTGCAGTTCACTGGCATTTCATACCTCGTTACAGGGGAAAAATTGAATTTGCAGGGGTTTCATTTGAAGATCCTGACTTTGGTTACATACCTCAGCCCATAGAAAAAAAGGTTTCAAAGGAGGTTATGGTAAAAATCAGGGCAGAACTCTCAAAAAATCTCTAA
- a CDS encoding MBL fold metallo-hydrolase, with translation MVGIDFYGGVDEIGGNKILIHEAQTSILLDFGMSFNQAGLYFSEFLQPRKANGINDFMELGLLPEIKGIYREDYLKHCGMECSEEPAVDGLLLSHAHMDHSAYIHHLREDIPLYMSEESHLILKVLEETSTVSFADILQVKKDFHFVPKKNGEGYKKLGGKDASLEREIKTFEPYKTFEIGDFRIRSAPVDHSLPGAAAYILESDEEVTVYSGDLRFHGRHPEITQKFVKEAKKSNPNVMLCEGTRMAEERTETEKDIEHKAKELIRDFKGPVIVNFPVRDLDRLLTFHNVAKAAGRILVVNLKQAYMLNLFKGRGYPEIEDVAVYVPRRAWGLLGEDSFACFNGQWIQSSEIEPSYVNSQYKKWERDFLDWENTVNYMDIRGEPEKYLFRCDYFELKELIDIKPENGLYIKSMTEPFDDEMMFSERRVKNWLQHFNLCPMHKMHVSGHASGPELLDMIREIEPETLYPIHTEHKEMFKVLENDGIKVVYPERAG, from the coding sequence ATGGTTGGAATAGATTTTTACGGTGGAGTTGATGAGATCGGTGGTAACAAGATTTTGATCCACGAAGCTCAAACATCCATCCTCCTGGACTTTGGAATGAGCTTCAACCAGGCAGGGTTGTACTTTTCAGAGTTTTTACAGCCCAGAAAAGCCAACGGAATTAATGATTTCATGGAACTGGGACTTCTACCTGAAATAAAGGGAATATACAGGGAGGATTATCTTAAGCACTGTGGAATGGAATGTTCAGAGGAACCTGCAGTTGACGGACTTCTCCTGAGCCATGCCCATATGGATCACTCTGCCTACATACACCACCTCCGGGAGGATATTCCCCTTTACATGAGCGAGGAATCCCATTTGATACTGAAGGTTTTAGAGGAAACAAGCACAGTTTCATTTGCAGACATACTCCAAGTGAAGAAGGACTTCCACTTCGTTCCCAAGAAAAATGGTGAAGGTTACAAGAAGCTCGGGGGGAAGGATGCATCCCTTGAAAGGGAGATAAAAACGTTTGAACCCTACAAAACCTTTGAAATAGGTGATTTCAGGATCAGAAGTGCACCAGTTGACCATTCACTTCCAGGTGCAGCAGCTTACATACTTGAATCAGACGAAGAAGTGACAGTTTACAGTGGAGACCTCAGATTTCACGGCAGACATCCAGAAATTACTCAAAAGTTTGTTAAAGAAGCTAAAAAATCAAATCCAAATGTCATGCTATGCGAGGGAACCCGAATGGCTGAGGAGAGAACTGAAACAGAGAAGGACATAGAACACAAGGCCAAAGAGTTAATAAGGGACTTTAAAGGCCCTGTAATTGTTAACTTCCCTGTACGGGACCTTGACAGGCTTTTAACATTTCACAACGTTGCTAAAGCTGCAGGCAGGATCCTTGTTGTGAACCTGAAGCAGGCCTACATGCTCAACCTATTCAAAGGTAGAGGATATCCTGAAATAGAAGATGTGGCAGTTTACGTACCCCGCAGGGCCTGGGGATTGTTGGGTGAGGATTCTTTTGCATGCTTCAATGGTCAGTGGATCCAATCCTCAGAGATAGAACCTTCTTACGTGAACTCCCAGTACAAGAAATGGGAAAGAGATTTTCTGGACTGGGAGAACACCGTGAACTACATGGACATCAGGGGTGAACCAGAGAAATACCTCTTCAGATGTGATTACTTCGAACTCAAGGAGTTAATTGACATAAAACCGGAAAATGGGCTTTACATAAAATCCATGACAGAACCCTTTGATGATGAGATGATGTTCAGTGAAAGAAGGGTTAAAAACTGGCTGCAGCACTTCAACCTCTGTCCAATGCACAAGATGCATGTTTCAGGCCATGCCTCAGGTCCAGAGCTCCTTGATATGATCAGGGAAATAGAGCCAGAAACCCTGTATCCCATTCACACCGAGCACAAAGAGATGTTCAAGGTGCTTGAAAATGATGGAATAAAGGTTGTTTATCCTGAAAGAGCAGGTTAG
- a CDS encoding M24 family metallopeptidase: MSKKLSGILGKMQEKNMDSLIALKPENIHYITGFNPSSFSLLLLKDEPVLFTSKLDIEAASHISTVPVEELKSLKDIKELLKGKVGIESSMTVKTYRKLSNNFKADITDLIEVSRMVKSLDEIQNVKKALEIAEKSFEDVEFSGTENEVAAKLEYNMMVRGSNKPSFETIVASGKRSSLPHASLTTKEIESPVVVDWGAVYNGYASDTTRTIIETEKQEEIFRIVLEANKKAVSAIKPGVKTSDVDKAARDVIEEYGYGDAYIHSTGHGVGLEIHEMPSLSQKDDTTLEKGMIVTVEPGIYLEGKFGVRVEDMVHVTNRGKVLNKLSHELTF, translated from the coding sequence TTGAGCAAAAAACTATCAGGAATACTCGGCAAGATGCAGGAAAAAAATATGGATTCATTGATAGCTTTAAAACCTGAAAACATACATTACATAACAGGTTTTAATCCCTCAAGCTTTTCTTTACTTCTATTGAAAGATGAACCCGTACTTTTTACCTCTAAATTAGATATTGAAGCTGCATCCCATATTTCCACAGTTCCAGTTGAAGAACTGAAATCTTTAAAGGATATAAAAGAACTTTTAAAGGGAAAAGTTGGAATAGAAAGTTCAATGACTGTTAAAACCTACAGAAAGTTATCAAACAATTTCAAAGCAGATATAACGGATTTAATAGAAGTATCAAGAATGGTTAAATCCCTGGATGAAATTCAGAATGTTAAAAAAGCACTTGAAATTGCTGAAAAGTCCTTTGAAGACGTGGAATTTTCAGGAACTGAAAATGAAGTTGCTGCAAAGTTAGAGTACAACATGATGGTCAGGGGATCAAATAAACCTTCCTTCGAGACCATAGTTGCATCCGGTAAAAGATCCAGCCTTCCACATGCCTCGCTAACAACAAAAGAAATTGAAAGCCCCGTTGTTGTTGACTGGGGGGCGGTTTACAATGGTTACGCATCTGACACCACACGTACCATTATAGAAACAGAAAAACAGGAAGAAATATTTCGTATAGTACTTGAAGCAAACAAAAAGGCCGTTTCTGCAATAAAACCCGGTGTGAAAACTTCAGATGTTGATAAAGCTGCAAGAGATGTTATAGAAGAGTATGGTTACGGGGATGCCTACATCCACTCAACAGGCCATGGTGTGGGACTTGAAATTCATGAAATGCCATCATTATCTCAAAAAGATGACACAACACTTGAAAAGGGCATGATTGTAACAGTTGAACCTGGAATTTATCTTGAAGGAAAATTTGGAGTTCGTGTTGAGGACATGGTCCATGTGACAAATAGGGGTAAAGTTCTGAACAAATTAAGTCATGAATTAACCTTCTAA
- a CDS encoding lactaldehyde dehydrogenase — protein MKMFINGNLMDKDEKIDVKNPFNNKTIDTVPEATKEDVRNALESAARAKKILGDMSARKISRILYDIYEVVLESQEEFSRIITLETGKPLKDSRDEMKRSAQTLQLAAEESKRIYGETVPMDAGIGGRTALGFTMKIPLGVVAAITPFNYPINLAVHKIAPALAAKNSVVFKPSKEAPLAALKLAELMGSHLPDGALNAVTGPGSVVGDELVTNPIVNKISFTGSVETGLSIASKVSMKKLTLELGGNDPIIVLDDADLEKAAVSTAKGAYLNAGQVCIGVKRIILQKGIADEFTDLLISETRKLKMGDPMDSETDIGPLINEEAARKVERTVEEAVKNGAQLLHGGRREGAFYTPTVLDLVDPDMRLVCQETFGPVAPIIRAETVDEAFTIANNTPYGLQAGVFTNSMESALKAARTIEAGGVMINKQPTFRTDNMPFGGFKMSGMGKEGVKYAVEDMTRTKLVVFG, from the coding sequence ATGAAAATGTTTATAAACGGAAATTTAATGGATAAAGATGAAAAGATAGACGTTAAAAATCCTTTTAATAATAAAACAATAGACACCGTTCCTGAAGCTACAAAAGAAGATGTTAGAAATGCTCTGGAATCTGCAGCGAGAGCAAAAAAAATTCTTGGAGATATGTCAGCCCGTAAGATCTCGAGGATACTCTACGACATATACGAAGTTGTTCTGGAGTCCCAGGAGGAGTTTTCCAGGATCATAACCCTTGAAACGGGTAAACCCCTAAAGGATTCCCGGGATGAAATGAAACGTTCAGCTCAAACATTACAGCTGGCAGCTGAAGAATCTAAAAGGATATATGGAGAAACAGTTCCCATGGATGCGGGTATAGGTGGCAGAACTGCCCTTGGATTTACAATGAAAATACCACTAGGTGTTGTGGCTGCAATAACTCCCTTCAACTATCCTATTAACCTTGCAGTTCATAAAATAGCTCCTGCACTTGCAGCAAAAAATAGTGTGGTTTTCAAACCTTCAAAGGAAGCACCCCTTGCAGCATTAAAACTTGCAGAGCTCATGGGCAGTCACCTTCCAGATGGTGCTTTAAACGCAGTTACAGGCCCTGGAAGTGTTGTTGGGGACGAACTTGTAACAAACCCCATTGTTAACAAAATATCCTTCACAGGGAGTGTTGAAACAGGATTATCAATAGCAAGTAAGGTCAGTATGAAGAAGTTGACCCTTGAACTTGGTGGAAACGACCCCATTATAGTTCTAGATGATGCAGACCTTGAAAAAGCAGCAGTTTCTACAGCCAAAGGAGCCTACCTCAATGCAGGTCAGGTCTGCATAGGAGTGAAACGCATAATTCTCCAGAAGGGAATTGCAGATGAATTCACTGATCTGCTCATCAGCGAAACCCGGAAACTTAAGATGGGTGATCCCATGGACTCTGAAACAGACATCGGCCCATTGATAAACGAGGAAGCAGCCCGAAAGGTTGAAAGGACAGTTGAAGAGGCTGTGAAAAATGGGGCTCAACTTCTCCACGGTGGCAGAAGGGAGGGTGCATTCTACACCCCCACAGTGCTGGACCTCGTTGATCCTGATATGAGACTGGTGTGCCAGGAAACCTTCGGACCTGTAGCGCCCATAATCAGGGCAGAAACCGTTGATGAAGCCTTCACTATTGCCAATAACACACCTTACGGACTTCAAGCAGGCGTTTTCACAAACAGCATGGAAAGCGCACTTAAAGCTGCGAGAACCATAGAAGCTGGAGGAGTTATGATAAACAAGCAACCAACCTTCAGAACTGATAACATGCCATTTGGAGGCTTTAAAATGAGTGGAATGGGGAAAGAAGGAGTTAAATATGCTGTTGAAGATATGACCCGTACCAAGCTCGTGGTGTTTGGTTGA
- a CDS encoding YcaO-related McrA-glycine thioamidation protein has protein sequence MFQEVPIKYFGCTHRSIAPEATIKNVEGKLKAAGVTRVAEITHLDRVGVPVYSAIRPMAADGAVSIYAGKGATKTQAKASAMMESFERYSAEIHDSDREKIISGVFEEVDNALDPRSLILPNTQFNPEESRLEWIKARDLKDEREYMVPANAVYHPYNLQDSLKLFKSNTNGLASGNRIEEAVFHGMMEVVERDAWSIFEAHRSSKPEIDCENTENPLIKDLLMKFRDAGINVKLMDLTADIKISTIAAVSDDPVLKDPALLTLGVGTHLDPEIAAIRALTEVAQSRATQIHGTREDTVRAVFMRKAGYERMKRINKHWFGDSEETINLSEIKNRSGSSFREDISMAMKILGKCGFNDVLYSDLTRSNIEIPVVRVIIPGLEVYSVDMDRAGKRLA, from the coding sequence ATGTTCCAAGAGGTTCCAATAAAGTATTTTGGATGTACACACAGGTCCATAGCCCCTGAAGCTACAATAAAAAATGTTGAGGGGAAACTGAAGGCTGCAGGTGTTACAAGGGTTGCGGAGATAACACATCTGGATCGTGTGGGTGTGCCAGTCTACTCCGCAATAAGGCCAATGGCTGCAGATGGTGCTGTGAGTATATATGCAGGTAAAGGTGCTACAAAAACCCAGGCAAAGGCCTCTGCAATGATGGAATCCTTTGAAAGGTACTCTGCAGAGATCCATGACTCTGACAGGGAGAAGATAATATCCGGAGTTTTTGAGGAAGTGGACAATGCATTGGATCCAAGATCCCTGATACTCCCAAATACACAGTTCAATCCAGAGGAATCCAGACTTGAATGGATTAAAGCCAGGGATTTAAAGGATGAAAGGGAGTACATGGTCCCTGCAAATGCTGTTTATCACCCATACAATCTTCAGGATAGTTTGAAGCTCTTCAAATCCAACACCAATGGACTTGCATCTGGAAACAGGATCGAAGAAGCAGTTTTCCATGGCATGATGGAGGTTGTTGAAAGGGATGCCTGGAGCATATTCGAGGCCCACCGCAGTTCAAAACCTGAAATTGACTGTGAAAACACGGAAAATCCTCTTATAAAGGATTTACTCATGAAATTCCGGGACGCAGGGATCAATGTGAAACTCATGGATCTCACTGCAGATATAAAGATATCCACAATAGCCGCAGTTTCAGATGATCCTGTTCTTAAAGACCCTGCATTATTAACACTAGGTGTTGGAACTCACCTTGACCCTGAAATAGCAGCTATAAGGGCTTTAACAGAGGTGGCACAGAGCAGGGCAACCCAGATACATGGAACAAGAGAAGACACAGTCCGGGCAGTTTTCATGAGAAAAGCAGGTTACGAACGCATGAAGAGGATCAACAAGCACTGGTTTGGAGATTCAGAAGAAACTATAAACCTTTCAGAAATTAAAAACAGGTCCGGATCTTCATTCAGGGAAGATATAAGCATGGCCATGAAGATACTCGGAAAATGCGGTTTTAACGATGTTCTGTACTCTGACTTAACCCGTTCAAATATAGAAATACCTGTTGTAAGGGTTATAATTCCGGGTTTAGAGGTTTACTCTGTGGACATGGATCGGGCAGGGAAAAGATTGGCCTGA
- a CDS encoding sensor histidine kinase has product MPFNDAEWRSLREKIIGLGESSIRKSYYPELQKRLDELERFRSLLDETNDAIFLLEIPSGRFADLNKAVSKHLGYSAKQLLNMSMEDLVVSTDKNRLKQLFKDMVEGGTSKGRQNIVTHLKNVSGREIPFEISVTVVNFSDALYMVMVARDITERKESEDQIRASLDEKNVLLQEIHHRVKNNMQIISSLLSLQSRYVTDEDALEVFKESQNRVKSMAMIHEKLYMSRNFTKINFGEYIKNLTTYLFQSYVVDSESVKLVVDVEDVTFGIDTAIPCGLIINEIVTNSIKYAFPEDRVGEITIKLWAEDKTILLEISDDGVGVPDDFSIVGTKTLGLQLVATLVKQLEGTIELMPQEGTKFRISFEELRYKRRI; this is encoded by the coding sequence ATGCCCTTTAATGATGCTGAATGGAGATCTTTGCGTGAGAAGATCATAGGCCTTGGAGAATCGTCCATAAGAAAGAGTTACTATCCTGAACTTCAAAAAAGACTTGATGAGCTTGAAAGGTTCAGATCATTATTGGATGAGACTAACGATGCTATTTTTCTCCTTGAAATTCCCTCAGGACGTTTTGCAGATCTCAACAAGGCTGTTTCCAAACATCTTGGATACTCAGCAAAACAGCTTCTGAATATGTCGATGGAAGATCTGGTTGTTTCAACTGACAAAAATCGTCTTAAACAATTGTTTAAGGATATGGTTGAAGGTGGTACATCTAAGGGCAGGCAAAACATAGTTACACATCTTAAAAATGTTTCGGGCAGGGAAATACCCTTTGAAATAAGTGTTACAGTTGTTAACTTTAGTGATGCTCTTTATATGGTCATGGTTGCCCGTGACATAACCGAACGTAAGGAATCTGAGGATCAGATAAGGGCATCCCTTGATGAAAAGAATGTTCTGCTTCAGGAAATTCATCATCGTGTTAAAAACAACATGCAAATAATTTCAAGCCTTCTAAGCCTTCAATCAAGATATGTGACCGATGAAGATGCCCTGGAAGTGTTTAAGGAAAGTCAGAACCGTGTGAAATCCATGGCAATGATACATGAAAAGCTTTACATGTCCAGAAATTTCACCAAGATAAATTTTGGTGAGTACATCAAGAACCTGACAACCTACCTATTCCAGTCCTACGTTGTGGATTCAGAGAGTGTAAAACTGGTTGTGGATGTGGAGGACGTCACATTTGGAATAGACACAGCAATACCTTGCGGACTCATAATCAACGAAATAGTGACTAACTCAATCAAGTACGCCTTTCCAGAGGATAGGGTTGGGGAAATAACCATTAAACTCTGGGCTGAAGATAAAACTATCCTTCTTGAAATTTCAGATGATGGTGTTGGAGTTCCAGATGATTTCAGCATTGTTGGAACTAAAACATTGGGATTACAACTTGTAGCCACCCTTGTAAAACAGCTTGAAGGTACAATAGAACTCATGCCTCAGGAAGGAACTAAATTCCGGATATCTTTTGAGGAACTAAGGTACAAAAGAAGGATATAA
- a CDS encoding type II secretion system F family protein, which produces MAIIPTALSPLSQGIDDLVPDKYLVLVQENLIRAGIYVKASDIITLMLVFGVGLAALALVLFMVLGMNPVLGALLGFIAPFAIILAWLFFAMERRVDAIEQTTPDFLRQIASLLRAGVGIETAMEDISKQGSGPLTEELRRAVIEIKIGSSFEEALLSMGARLKSKNLDRTFRMILEGKRVGGSLSDVIETVAEDLRAVLALKRERKANVMMSVMFLLIAAVIAAPFALGMIMTYSSFIASLGKANALADAAYTAATGYIIIHSIIASLLMGIVLYGNAKKGVKFALGVVPVSYGIFYLSGTVAMSLFAM; this is translated from the coding sequence ATGGCAATTATACCCACTGCATTGTCACCATTATCCCAAGGTATAGATGATCTGGTGCCTGATAAATACTTGGTTTTAGTACAGGAAAATCTCATAAGGGCAGGCATTTATGTTAAGGCATCCGATATTATAACTCTCATGCTTGTTTTTGGTGTTGGTTTAGCAGCACTTGCACTTGTTTTATTCATGGTACTTGGAATGAATCCAGTACTAGGTGCTTTACTAGGTTTCATAGCCCCTTTTGCCATAATTTTGGCATGGCTGTTCTTTGCAATGGAGCGAAGAGTCGATGCAATAGAACAAACCACACCAGACTTTCTGAGGCAAATTGCATCACTTCTAAGGGCAGGTGTTGGTATTGAAACTGCAATGGAGGATATCTCAAAACAGGGAAGCGGACCATTAACAGAAGAACTGAGAAGGGCTGTCATTGAAATAAAGATAGGCAGCAGCTTCGAAGAAGCACTTCTTTCAATGGGGGCACGCTTAAAATCCAAAAATCTTGACAGAACATTCAGAATGATACTTGAGGGAAAAAGGGTTGGAGGAAGCCTTTCTGATGTTATTGAAACTGTTGCAGAGGATTTAAGGGCTGTACTTGCATTGAAACGTGAACGAAAAGCCAACGTTATGATGTCAGTGATGTTCCTTTTAATAGCCGCAGTAATAGCCGCCCCATTCGCACTTGGAATGATAATGACCTACTCCTCATTTATTGCATCACTGGGTAAAGCAAATGCCCTGGCAGATGCTGCTTATACAGCTGCAACTGGATACATCATTATACACTCAATAATAGCCAGCCTGTTAATGGGAATCGTTTTGTATGGAAATGCCAAGAAGGGAGTTAAATTTGCGTTGGGCGTGGTACCTGTTTCATATGGAATATTTTACCTATCAGGAACCGTAGCCATGTCTTTATTTGCAATGTAA
- a CDS encoding site-2 protease family protein: MIKFTAHEVRDILISMTVIAAIFAYIFSIGSSNVIENVIYLIPATFIAAGLGFVLHELAHKFVAIRYGFRAEFRMWVQGLILAIVMAAFGFVFAAPGAVYIQGEYISREENGKISIAGPLTNMVLAVFFLALMPLVSTSPADLLSYEISNIILLGFAINSFLAFFNLIPVAILDGAKVLKWNPVIWGIVTVFALILTVKAFLTMRIIGM; the protein is encoded by the coding sequence ATGATAAAATTCACAGCCCATGAAGTCAGGGACATACTCATTTCAATGACTGTTATTGCAGCAATATTTGCATACATCTTCAGTATTGGAAGTAGTAACGTTATTGAAAATGTTATATATCTTATTCCTGCAACTTTCATTGCAGCGGGGCTTGGATTCGTGCTCCATGAGCTTGCACATAAATTCGTTGCAATCAGATATGGATTTCGTGCCGAGTTCAGGATGTGGGTTCAGGGACTCATACTGGCGATCGTAATGGCTGCATTCGGATTTGTTTTCGCAGCCCCTGGAGCTGTTTACATTCAGGGCGAGTACATCTCAAGGGAGGAAAACGGTAAAATATCCATTGCAGGTCCACTTACAAACATGGTTCTTGCAGTCTTTTTCCTGGCACTCATGCCCCTGGTTTCAACATCACCAGCGGATCTCTTAAGTTACGAGATATCCAACATCATCCTTCTGGGATTTGCAATAAACAGTTTCCTGGCATTCTTCAACCTCATACCCGTAGCTATACTGGACGGTGCTAAGGTTCTAAAATGGAATCCTGTTATATGGGGAATAGTAACAGTTTTTGCCTTAATTTTGACGGTTAAAGCATTTTTAACCATGAGGATCATTGGAATGTGA
- a CDS encoding tRNA-binding protein, with product MWDTSKDYRLRVAEKAVDLFIRTAGGANLKGIWNKRKSMNTAREMIPEIQTLYYSYMEPEDMAKSSQIKDLKEKVSEITQALGGEGWQTEFLKLVHKEEKEKLGEAISKIKFCLNTISSIDKRLLLGAVDDPIVGIDIRKGEVVSIGKHPNADNLLVCNVNIGDRAATVVTNDMTVKEGNNVGVSLLPPTNFMGVTSEGMFLGMGGSVLKDVEGEIGQLPHGFPLDALNTTRSLVEEFLK from the coding sequence ATGTGGGATACAAGTAAAGATTACAGACTTCGAGTTGCGGAAAAAGCAGTAGATTTATTCATAAGAACAGCTGGAGGGGCAAATTTAAAGGGTATATGGAATAAGAGGAAATCCATGAATACTGCAAGGGAGATGATCCCTGAAATACAGACTCTTTACTATTCTTACATGGAACCTGAAGATATGGCCAAATCTTCACAGATAAAAGATTTGAAGGAGAAAGTAAGCGAAATAACCCAAGCCCTGGGTGGTGAAGGATGGCAAACAGAGTTTTTAAAGCTAGTGCACAAAGAAGAGAAGGAAAAGCTTGGAGAAGCCATATCAAAGATTAAATTCTGCTTAAACACAATTTCAAGTATAGACAAACGACTTTTACTCGGGGCGGTAGATGACCCTATCGTGGGAATTGACATAAGGAAAGGTGAAGTTGTAAGTATTGGAAAACATCCTAATGCAGATAACCTCCTTGTTTGCAATGTAAATATTGGAGATCGGGCTGCAACAGTTGTAACCAATGATATGACCGTTAAAGAGGGTAACAATGTAGGGGTTTCACTTTTGCCTCCAACAAACTTTATGGGAGTCACAAGCGAGGGAATGTTCCTTGGCATGGGCGGATCCGTCCTTAAGGATGTTGAAGGTGAAATCGGCCAGCTTCCACATGGATTTCCATTGGATGCCCTTAATACAACCAGAAGTCTTGTTGAAGAATTTTTAAAGTGA
- the ercA gene encoding alcohol dehydrogenase-like regulatory protein ErcA has protein sequence MVTGFELRKFLAPEFIFGNGARLLAGRYARNFSARRVFIVTDPGVMASGWLDDVTHALKDGGLQYRVYSNVNPNPRVEDVMEGAGIYQEEECDVIIAVGGGSPMDCAKGIGIVSSNKKHITEFEGVDKVGLPAPPLICIPTTAGSSADVSQFSIISDPIRCIKMGIISKTLVPDVALIDPVVTTTMPRDMTVYTAFDTLSHALESYVSNASSAVTDLHALEAVRLVTSNIIPVIADPEDINLRGNLMLASLHAGMAFSNASLGLAHAMAHSLGGLMDLSHGECNAILMEHVVEFNFQEEPERYAEIARAMGLEMNGQEVKSELIKGIKILKKGVGINKTLKDCGVSENDLDGLADVAMLDPCIVTNPRRPDKEEIMEIFKNAL, from the coding sequence ATGGTAACTGGATTTGAACTTCGAAAATTCCTTGCACCAGAATTTATTTTTGGTAATGGGGCCAGATTACTGGCAGGACGTTATGCAAGAAATTTCAGTGCCAGAAGGGTTTTCATTGTCACGGATCCCGGTGTTATGGCCTCAGGATGGTTGGATGATGTTACACATGCCCTGAAGGATGGAGGACTTCAGTACAGGGTTTATTCCAATGTAAATCCCAATCCCAGGGTTGAAGATGTTATGGAAGGGGCTGGAATATACCAAGAGGAAGAATGTGATGTGATCATTGCAGTTGGTGGGGGAAGTCCAATGGACTGTGCAAAGGGTATAGGAATTGTAAGCTCCAACAAAAAGCACATAACTGAATTTGAAGGTGTTGATAAGGTTGGATTACCTGCACCTCCCCTCATCTGCATCCCAACAACGGCAGGCAGTTCAGCTGATGTTTCCCAGTTCTCAATAATATCTGATCCGATAAGGTGCATTAAAATGGGTATAATAAGTAAAACACTTGTTCCTGATGTTGCGTTAATTGATCCCGTTGTCACAACAACCATGCCAAGGGATATGACAGTTTACACAGCTTTTGATACTTTGAGTCATGCATTGGAATCATACGTATCCAATGCAAGTTCTGCTGTGACTGATCTCCATGCTCTCGAAGCTGTTCGCCTTGTAACATCCAACATCATTCCTGTAATTGCAGATCCTGAAGATATCAATTTAAGGGGAAATCTCATGCTGGCAAGCCTTCATGCTGGTATGGCTTTTTCAAATGCAAGTTTAGGACTTGCACATGCAATGGCCCATAGTTTAGGGGGTTTAATGGATCTTTCCCATGGAGAATGCAATGCGATCCTAATGGAACACGTTGTGGAATTCAACTTTCAGGAAGAACCAGAAAGGTACGCAGAAATCGCCAGGGCAATGGGACTTGAGATGAATGGCCAAGAAGTAAAATCAGAGTTGATAAAAGGAATAAAAATCCTTAAAAAAGGGGTAGGTATTAATAAAACCCTTAAAGATTGTGGTGTTTCCGAAAATGACCTGGATGGGCTTGCAGACGTAGCCATGTTGGACCCATGTATTGTTACAAACCCTAGAAGGCCAGATAAGGAAGAAATTATGGAGATCTTTAAAAATGCCCTTTAA